A stretch of Lactuca sativa cultivar Salinas chromosome 6, Lsat_Salinas_v11, whole genome shotgun sequence DNA encodes these proteins:
- the LOC111893089 gene encoding DNA-binding protein S1FA2 encodes MDQESVVEAKGFNPGLIVLLVVGGLLITFLVGNYVLYMYAQKTLPPRKKKPVSKKKLKREKLKQGVAVPGE; translated from the exons ATGGACCAAGAATCG GTTGTGGAAGCGAAGGGATTCAACCCAGGATTGATCGTTTTGCTTGTTGTGGGAGGACTACTGATAACGTTTCTTGTTGGAAACTATGTGCTTTACATGTATGCGCAGAAGACTTTACCTCCAAGAAAAAAGAAGCCAGTCTCCAAGAAGAAGTTGAAGAGGGAGAAACTGAAGCAAGGTGTTGCAGTTCCTGGAGAATAG